One genomic window of Longimicrobium sp. includes the following:
- a CDS encoding ATPase domain-containing protein, translating into MSLEPMVDRRTAARDDEAVDAAERMSAGNPEADHILGGGFPANSINIIMGHPGSGKTIFAEQLIFHNAGDDRPILYFTTLSEPLAKVVRYLQGFRFFDEEKLGTQVIYEDVGPQLAKEGAPALIPLLREAIMTLSPKVIVIDSFKAVHDLAPSMADRRRMVYEMTALLTAYGTTAFLLGEYTEDDILLYPEFAVADAIVELSRRRLGNRDERYFRVYKLRGSRYLEGAHAFRITNSGLDVYPRLVSPRMPEGYEPASERISTGVAGLDEMIGGGLWRGTTTLLAGPSGAGKTTIGLQFALEGARRGEPTLYMNFQENPTQLVRTIRGLGVDLEEAQRQGLDLVYASPVELQIDSIIVDMFRRIQQGGVRRLVIDALGDLASAATDPQRLHDYLYALVQHFAVSTITSVLNFETMGNTISGNGMQNAMSYLSDNVLLLTVDGDERTRRRLRVLKTRGSAHDTRVREVNITDAGLSILE; encoded by the coding sequence ATGAGCCTCGAACCGATGGTGGACCGCCGGACGGCCGCCAGGGACGACGAAGCGGTGGACGCCGCCGAACGGATGAGCGCCGGAAACCCGGAAGCCGACCACATCCTGGGCGGCGGGTTCCCGGCCAACTCCATCAACATCATCATGGGCCACCCCGGCTCGGGAAAGACGATCTTCGCCGAGCAGCTGATCTTTCACAACGCGGGGGACGACCGGCCCATCCTGTACTTCACCACCCTTTCCGAGCCGCTCGCCAAGGTCGTGCGGTACCTGCAGGGGTTCCGCTTCTTCGACGAGGAGAAGCTGGGGACGCAGGTGATCTACGAGGACGTGGGCCCGCAGCTGGCCAAGGAGGGGGCGCCCGCCCTGATCCCGCTGCTGCGCGAAGCGATCATGACGCTCTCGCCCAAGGTGATCGTCATCGACTCGTTCAAGGCCGTGCACGACCTGGCTCCGTCGATGGCCGACCGGCGGCGGATGGTGTACGAGATGACGGCCCTGCTCACCGCGTACGGCACCACGGCGTTCCTGCTGGGCGAGTACACCGAGGACGACATCCTGCTGTATCCCGAGTTCGCCGTGGCCGACGCCATCGTCGAGCTTTCGCGGCGCCGCCTGGGCAACCGCGACGAGCGCTACTTTCGCGTCTACAAGCTGCGCGGCAGCCGCTACCTGGAGGGCGCGCACGCCTTCCGCATCACCAACTCGGGGCTCGACGTGTATCCGCGGCTGGTCAGCCCGCGGATGCCGGAAGGGTACGAGCCCGCCTCGGAGCGCATTTCCACCGGCGTGGCGGGGCTGGACGAGATGATCGGCGGCGGGCTGTGGCGCGGGACCACCACCCTGCTGGCGGGGCCCTCCGGTGCCGGGAAGACGACGATCGGGCTGCAGTTCGCGCTGGAGGGCGCCCGCCGCGGCGAGCCCACGCTGTACATGAACTTCCAGGAGAACCCCACCCAGCTCGTCCGCACCATCCGCGGGCTGGGGGTAGACCTGGAAGAGGCGCAGCGCCAGGGGCTGGACCTGGTGTACGCGTCGCCGGTGGAGCTGCAGATCGACAGCATCATCGTCGACATGTTCCGCCGCATCCAGCAGGGCGGCGTCCGGCGGCTGGTGATCGACGCGCTGGGAGACCTGGCCAGCGCCGCCACCGATCCCCAGCGCCTTCACGACTACCTGTACGCGCTGGTGCAGCACTTCGCGGTCAGCACCATCACCAGCGTGCTGAACTTCGAGACGATGGGCAACACCATCTCGGGGAACGGGATGCAGAACGCCATGAGCTACCTGTCCGACAACGTGCTGCTGCTGACGGTGGACGGCGACGAGCGCACCCGCCGCCGCCTGCGCGTGCTCAAGACGCGCGGAAGCGCCCACGACACGCGGGTGCGCGAGGTCAACATTACCGACGCCGGGCTGAGCATCCTGGAATGA
- a CDS encoding ATP-binding protein — protein sequence MARLCRATDWASTPLGPVEQWPQSLRTAAGMVIEQGIAQSLCWGPELVQIYNDEYRVIMRDKHPSGLGRSVLLNWAEIAEFIAPLFQRVMAGETVFFEDQPFRVERGGVMEDAYFTFSYSPVRLESGEVGGGLINCFETTRQVHARALQKERDALYDSLVFERSRLEYVFQHAPAFLAVLRGQQHAFDLVNQAYYQLVGHRDIVGKPVLDALPEIRGQGFVELLDGVLATGEPFLGRELPVMLARTPGAPPEEKFIDLTYLPLVEADGTRSGIIAHGHDVTAQVHARREVERLLRESEEARNALQEVNHRLELQRLELETANHQLQEGAVELEAQAEELQSTANALEARTRETEAARAQAERAREHLARVIDQAPVAMYIATGRDHVFDMVNAPYAAMVGRRREDMLGRPGREVFPEFVPQGVFEVIEQVYDTGVPYRAAATPATFDADRDGVAETHYFNLVYQPLLDVGGAVYAVALVATEVTELVQAREAAEAAQRDAELANRAKADFLASMSHELRTPLNAIGGYVDLIDMGIQGPVTPEQQAALARVKASQQHLLVLINDVLSFAKVEAGTIELDLRPLGARELVAGVEPLVSPQAQAKGIALSVDGSGPERQLLGDEERVRQILLNLVGNAIKFTPAGGSVQLSIGGDAEWVRISVRDDGPGIAIEKQQAIFDPFVQVERRFSNPREGVGLGLAISRDLARAMGGDLGVVSTPGVGSTFTVQLPAAA from the coding sequence ATGGCGCGTCTGTGCCGCGCCACCGACTGGGCGTCCACGCCCCTGGGACCCGTCGAGCAGTGGCCGCAGAGCCTGCGGACCGCGGCGGGGATGGTGATCGAGCAGGGGATCGCGCAGAGCCTGTGCTGGGGGCCGGAGCTGGTGCAGATCTACAACGACGAGTACCGCGTGATCATGCGCGACAAGCACCCGTCGGGGCTTGGGCGCTCGGTGCTGCTGAACTGGGCCGAGATCGCGGAGTTCATCGCGCCGCTGTTCCAGCGCGTGATGGCGGGAGAAACGGTGTTCTTCGAGGACCAGCCCTTTCGCGTGGAGCGTGGCGGGGTGATGGAAGACGCCTACTTCACTTTTTCGTACAGCCCCGTGCGGCTGGAGTCGGGCGAGGTGGGCGGCGGGCTGATCAACTGCTTCGAGACCACCCGGCAGGTGCACGCCCGCGCCCTGCAGAAGGAGCGCGACGCGCTGTACGATTCGCTGGTGTTCGAGCGCTCGCGGCTGGAGTACGTGTTCCAGCACGCGCCTGCGTTCCTGGCCGTTTTGCGCGGCCAGCAGCACGCCTTCGACCTGGTGAACCAGGCGTACTACCAGCTGGTGGGCCACCGCGACATCGTCGGCAAGCCGGTGCTGGACGCGCTTCCCGAAATCCGCGGGCAGGGGTTCGTGGAGCTGCTCGACGGGGTGCTGGCAACGGGCGAGCCGTTCCTGGGCCGCGAGCTTCCCGTGATGCTGGCCCGCACGCCCGGCGCGCCCCCGGAAGAAAAGTTCATCGACCTCACCTACCTGCCCCTGGTGGAGGCGGACGGAACGCGCTCCGGGATCATCGCGCACGGCCACGACGTGACCGCGCAGGTGCACGCCCGGCGCGAGGTGGAGCGCCTGCTGCGCGAGAGCGAGGAGGCCCGCAACGCGCTGCAGGAGGTAAACCACCGGCTGGAGCTTCAGCGGCTGGAGCTGGAAACGGCCAACCACCAGCTGCAGGAAGGCGCCGTGGAGCTGGAGGCCCAGGCCGAGGAGCTGCAGAGCACGGCCAACGCGCTGGAGGCGCGCACCCGCGAGACGGAAGCCGCGCGCGCCCAGGCCGAGCGCGCGCGCGAGCACCTGGCGCGGGTGATCGACCAGGCCCCCGTGGCCATGTACATCGCCACCGGGCGCGACCACGTGTTCGACATGGTGAACGCCCCATACGCGGCGATGGTGGGAAGGCGGCGCGAGGACATGCTTGGGCGCCCCGGCCGAGAGGTGTTTCCCGAGTTCGTACCGCAGGGCGTGTTCGAGGTGATCGAGCAGGTGTACGACACCGGCGTGCCGTACCGGGCCGCCGCCACCCCCGCCACCTTCGACGCGGACCGCGACGGGGTGGCCGAGACTCACTACTTCAACCTGGTGTACCAGCCGCTGCTGGACGTGGGGGGCGCGGTGTACGCCGTGGCCCTGGTGGCCACCGAGGTGACGGAGCTGGTGCAGGCCCGCGAGGCGGCCGAGGCGGCGCAGCGCGACGCGGAGCTGGCCAACCGGGCGAAGGCCGACTTCCTGGCCAGCATGAGCCACGAGCTGCGCACCCCGCTGAACGCCATCGGCGGGTACGTGGACCTGATCGACATGGGCATCCAGGGGCCGGTGACCCCGGAGCAGCAGGCTGCCCTGGCCCGGGTGAAGGCCAGCCAGCAGCACCTGCTGGTGCTCATCAACGACGTGCTTTCCTTCGCCAAGGTAGAGGCGGGCACCATCGAGCTGGACCTTCGTCCCCTGGGCGCCCGCGAGCTGGTGGCCGGGGTGGAGCCGCTGGTTTCGCCGCAGGCCCAGGCCAAGGGGATCGCCCTCTCCGTAGACGGCAGCGGCCCCGAGCGCCAGCTGCTGGGCGACGAGGAGCGCGTCCGGCAGATCCTGCTGAACCTGGTGGGCAACGCCATCAAGTTCACCCCCGCGGGCGGGTCGGTGCAGCTGTCCATCGGCGGCGACGCGGAGTGGGTGCGCATCTCCGTTCGCGACGACGGGCCGGGGATCGCCATCGAGAAGCAGCAGGCCATCTTCGACCCGTTCGTGCAGGTGGAGCGCCGCTTCAGCAACCCGCGCGAGGGGGTTGGGCTGGGGCTGGCCATCAGCCGCGACCTGGCGCGCGCCATGGGCGGCGACCTGGGCGTGGTCAGCACTCCCGGCGTGGGCAGCACCTTCACCGTTCAGCTTCCCGCGGCGGCTTGA
- a CDS encoding response regulator — protein sequence MQSAPERQTILIAERDPSVRELQEHFLGRAGLAVEFAGDGLDALERARLLRPAVVITEILIPKLDGLALCRRLGEDPDTRDIPVLVFSILAAAPRAAEAGARAYLRKPLVESLFVATVQQLIEPPIDILETQ from the coding sequence ATGCAGAGCGCCCCTGAACGGCAGACCATCCTCATCGCCGAGCGTGACCCCAGCGTCCGCGAGCTGCAGGAGCATTTCCTGGGCAGGGCCGGGCTGGCGGTGGAGTTCGCCGGCGATGGACTGGACGCGCTGGAGCGCGCCCGGCTGCTGCGCCCCGCCGTGGTGATCACCGAGATCCTGATCCCCAAGCTGGACGGCCTCGCCCTGTGCCGCCGACTGGGGGAAGACCCGGATACGCGCGACATCCCCGTCCTCGTCTTCAGCATCCTGGCGGCCGCGCCGCGGGCAGCGGAGGCCGGGGCGAGGGCGTACCTGCGCAAGCCCCTCGTCGAATCGCTTTTCGTGGCCACGGTCCAGCAGTTGATCGAGCCCCCCATCGATATCCTGGAGACGCAATGA
- a CDS encoding APC family permease, which produces MNSTPAPASARPEAPRLARRLGLFDATMIVMGGIVGSGIFVTPYVVARHVHTPALIVGAWLAGGLIALAGAFVYAELAARRPHVGGQYAYLRDAYHPAVAFVYGWALLLVIQTGGMAAVAVTFARYFREVTQVPIGEPVIAGLGIALLAAVNCMGVRSGGTVQNTLMVLKIAAILALVAAGLFFVTGPADAAPAAAPAVGGGSVLLAFGAAMTPVMFSYGGWQTASFVAGEMKNPRRDLARGLLIGVLGVIALYVGVTLACVHALGAAGLAETTAPASSVMRLAFGPTGATIIAAGIAISTLGFLSQGMLTAPRVYFAMAEDRLFFRSVAWVSPRTQAPVVAVLLQGALSLLIALSGSYEQILSYVVAVDWVFFGLTAGAVFLFRRRAGDDDDGSARIPGHPLTTALFIAAAALIVISTVLEAPVDSAIGLGIMLTGLPVYLLWRRREA; this is translated from the coding sequence GTGAACTCCACGCCCGCCCCCGCATCCGCCCGTCCCGAGGCGCCACGGCTGGCCCGGCGCCTGGGCCTGTTCGACGCCACGATGATCGTGATGGGCGGCATCGTGGGCAGCGGCATCTTCGTCACGCCGTACGTCGTCGCGCGCCACGTGCACACGCCGGCGCTGATCGTGGGCGCGTGGCTCGCGGGCGGGCTCATCGCGCTGGCCGGCGCGTTCGTGTACGCGGAGCTCGCCGCACGGCGCCCGCACGTGGGTGGCCAGTACGCGTACCTGCGCGACGCCTACCACCCGGCCGTGGCGTTCGTCTACGGGTGGGCGCTGCTGCTGGTCATTCAGACGGGCGGCATGGCGGCCGTCGCGGTGACGTTTGCGCGCTATTTCCGCGAGGTCACGCAGGTGCCGATCGGGGAGCCGGTGATCGCCGGGCTGGGGATCGCGCTGCTGGCCGCGGTGAACTGCATGGGCGTGCGCTCCGGTGGAACGGTGCAGAACACGCTGATGGTGCTGAAGATCGCCGCCATCCTGGCGCTCGTGGCGGCCGGGCTGTTCTTCGTGACGGGACCGGCGGATGCGGCCCCCGCGGCGGCCCCGGCCGTCGGCGGCGGGAGCGTGCTGCTGGCGTTCGGCGCGGCGATGACGCCGGTGATGTTCTCGTACGGGGGATGGCAGACGGCCAGCTTCGTCGCGGGCGAGATGAAGAACCCGCGGCGCGACCTTGCCCGCGGGCTGCTGATCGGCGTCCTGGGGGTGATCGCCTTGTACGTCGGCGTTACGCTGGCGTGCGTGCACGCGCTGGGCGCGGCGGGGCTGGCGGAGACGACGGCGCCCGCGTCGAGCGTCATGCGCCTGGCGTTCGGCCCCACGGGGGCGACGATCATCGCGGCGGGCATCGCCATCTCCACGCTCGGCTTCCTCAGCCAGGGGATGCTGACGGCGCCGCGCGTGTACTTCGCCATGGCCGAGGACCGACTGTTCTTCCGCTCCGTCGCTTGGGTGTCGCCGCGCACGCAGGCGCCAGTCGTCGCCGTCCTGCTGCAGGGCGCGCTCTCGCTGCTGATTGCGCTTTCCGGCAGCTACGAGCAGATCCTCAGCTACGTCGTCGCGGTGGACTGGGTGTTCTTCGGCCTCACCGCGGGCGCCGTCTTCCTTTTCCGCCGCCGCGCGGGTGATGACGACGATGGATCGGCGCGCATCCCCGGGCATCCGTTGACGACGGCGCTGTTCATCGCCGCCGCGGCGCTCATCGTCATCAGCACGGTGCTGGAGGCGCCCGTGGACAGCGCCATCGGGCTGGGCATCATGCTCACCGGACTTCCCGTCTACCTCCTCTGGCGCAGGCGCGAGGCATGA
- a CDS encoding HAMP domain-containing sensor histidine kinase, translated as MTVPSPGDPHLAQLRKLTEVSRALTYTTSLQQVTRLTVERGADLIDAACAVLMLPDAYGVLQVRSSCGVRDEDVERLHAPLTDDGVGRLQELLGVPDDRFVAVPLVVGGAVTGLLAAATRQPSTSTDETLLSALADQAALALENARLGGEVREEMEDRLRASEGATDAQERALSTLAHDIRTPLGAIDGYCENLEIGVYGPVNDRQREALGRVRMSGRHLLSLLDNVMEMARLNAGVLRVGAEPVELAEVAGEAVHMLLPAAQAKLVALEPGAVEEVTVTADHARVRQVLVNLVGNAVKFTPPDGSVTVSTAVVSIEGVAWGEIRVTDTGPGIAPAEQAAIFEPYYRSEETAQLPGVGLGLAISQALVRQMEGELALESEPGAGSTFIVRFPALPFPDDVLNRV; from the coding sequence ATGACCGTTCCGTCCCCGGGCGACCCGCACCTGGCCCAGCTTCGCAAGCTGACGGAGGTCAGCCGCGCGCTCACCTACACCACGTCGCTCCAGCAGGTGACCCGGCTGACGGTGGAGCGCGGCGCCGACCTGATCGACGCCGCCTGCGCCGTGCTGATGCTTCCCGATGCCTACGGCGTGCTCCAGGTGCGCTCTTCGTGCGGGGTGCGCGACGAGGACGTGGAGCGCCTGCACGCGCCGCTGACGGACGACGGGGTCGGGCGGCTGCAGGAGCTGCTGGGCGTGCCTGACGACCGCTTCGTTGCCGTGCCCCTGGTCGTGGGCGGCGCGGTGACGGGGCTGCTGGCGGCCGCCACGCGGCAGCCGTCCACCTCCACGGACGAGACGCTGCTCTCCGCCCTGGCCGACCAGGCGGCCCTCGCGCTGGAGAATGCGCGGCTGGGCGGCGAGGTGCGCGAGGAAATGGAGGACCGCCTGCGCGCCAGCGAGGGCGCCACGGACGCGCAGGAGCGCGCGCTGTCGACGCTGGCGCACGACATCCGCACGCCGCTGGGGGCCATCGACGGGTACTGCGAGAACCTGGAGATCGGGGTGTACGGCCCCGTCAACGACCGCCAGCGCGAGGCCCTGGGCCGGGTTCGCATGAGCGGCCGGCACCTGCTGTCGCTGCTGGACAACGTGATGGAGATGGCCCGCCTGAACGCGGGGGTGCTGCGCGTGGGCGCGGAGCCGGTGGAGCTGGCCGAGGTGGCGGGCGAAGCGGTGCACATGCTGCTCCCCGCGGCGCAGGCCAAGCTGGTGGCGCTGGAGCCGGGCGCCGTGGAGGAGGTGACGGTGACGGCGGACCACGCGCGGGTGCGGCAGGTGCTGGTGAACCTGGTGGGCAACGCCGTGAAGTTCACCCCGCCGGACGGCTCGGTGACGGTGAGCACGGCCGTCGTGTCCATCGAGGGCGTCGCCTGGGGGGAGATCCGCGTCACCGACACGGGCCCGGGGATCGCGCCGGCGGAGCAGGCGGCGATCTTCGAGCCGTACTACCGCAGCGAGGAGACGGCGCAGCTGCCCGGTGTGGGCCTGGGGCTGGCGATCTCGCAGGCGCTGGTGCGGCAGATGGAGGGCGAGCTGGCGCTGGAAAGCGAGCCCGGCGCCGGCTCCACGTTCATCGTCCGCTTTCCGGCGCTTCCCTTCCCTGACGACGTCCTGAACCGCGTATGA
- a CDS encoding pyridoxal phosphate-dependent aminotransferase → MTGVRPYGSEYLRWAKTRAPVRYDLTSSGVPYVSIDELPVTVEDLEISGTGAYGYAPLQQAIADRYRVDPACVVAAMGTSMANHLALAALVQPGDEVLIEYPTYEPLVAVARYLGAEVRHFTRRTEDGFRLDPSTVERGMTGRTRAIVITNLHNPSSALADDHALRRIGDIAEAYGARVIVDEVYLDALWEPEPRTAFHLGPAFVSTNSLTKVYGLNGLRCGWVLAEPQLAERMWRLMELFNNIGVHAAERMSLAAFHNLDALARRSRTLLDANAAALNAFYATRQELDVAPHVHGTVSFPRLRTGDADPLCALLHDRYDAAVVPGSFFGAPDHVRIGLGVAPATFAEGLARLGHTLDDLRG, encoded by the coding sequence ATGACCGGCGTGCGCCCGTACGGCAGCGAGTACCTGCGCTGGGCCAAGACGCGCGCGCCGGTCCGATACGATCTCACCTCCAGCGGCGTGCCGTACGTCTCAATCGACGAGCTGCCGGTGACGGTGGAGGATTTGGAGATCAGCGGCACGGGTGCGTACGGCTATGCGCCGCTGCAGCAGGCGATCGCGGATCGATATCGCGTCGATCCGGCGTGCGTGGTCGCGGCGATGGGCACGTCCATGGCCAACCACCTGGCCCTCGCCGCGCTCGTCCAGCCCGGGGACGAGGTGCTGATCGAGTATCCGACGTACGAGCCGCTGGTCGCCGTCGCGCGGTACCTGGGCGCGGAGGTGCGCCACTTTACCCGGCGCACGGAGGACGGCTTCCGGCTGGATCCGTCCACGGTGGAGCGGGGGATGACCGGCCGCACGCGGGCCATCGTCATCACCAACCTCCACAACCCCAGCAGCGCCCTGGCGGATGACCACGCGCTGCGACGGATCGGCGACATCGCGGAGGCGTACGGCGCGCGGGTGATCGTGGACGAGGTGTACCTGGACGCGCTGTGGGAGCCGGAGCCGCGGACGGCGTTCCACCTGGGTCCGGCCTTTGTGTCCACGAACAGCCTCACCAAGGTCTACGGGCTCAACGGCCTGCGCTGCGGATGGGTGCTCGCCGAGCCGCAGTTGGCGGAACGGATGTGGCGGCTGATGGAGCTGTTCAACAACATCGGCGTGCACGCGGCCGAGCGGATGTCCCTGGCTGCCTTCCATAACCTGGATGCGCTCGCCCGCCGTTCGCGGACGCTCCTGGATGCCAACGCAGCCGCACTGAACGCATTCTACGCGACGCGCCAGGAGCTGGACGTCGCCCCGCACGTGCACGGAACCGTCAGCTTTCCGCGCCTGCGGACAGGGGATGCGGACCCGCTCTGCGCCCTGCTGCACGACCGCTACGACGCCGCGGTAGTCCCCGGCAGCTTCTTCGGCGCGCCGGACCACGTCCGCATCGGCCTGGGCGTGGCGCCAGCGACGTTCGCGGAAGGCCTCGCGCGCCTCGGCCACACGCTGGACGACCTGCGCGGCTGA